In Equus asinus isolate D_3611 breed Donkey chromosome 13, EquAss-T2T_v2, whole genome shotgun sequence, one DNA window encodes the following:
- the LOC139040047 gene encoding keratin-associated protein 9-7-like, giving the protein MTHSCCSPCCQPTCSESSCCGQTCSQSSCCQPCCPQTRCQTSCCRTTCYQPTCVTSCRLSCCPAPCCQPTCSESSCCGQTCSQSSCCQPCCPPACCQTICCQPACSGPVYCRRTCYHPTCVCLPCCQAQSCGSSCCQPCCRPACCESSCCRPSCC; this is encoded by the coding sequence ATGACCCACTCTTGCTGCTCCCCTTGCTGCCAGCCCACCTGCTCTGAGTCCAGCTGCTGTGGACAAACCTGCAGTCagtccagctgctgccagccctgcTGCCCCCAGACACGCTGTCAAACCTCCTGCTGTAGGACCACCTGCTACCAACCAACTTGTGTGACCAGCTGCCGCCTTTCCTGCTGCCCCGCTCCCTGCTGCCAGCCCACCTGCTCTGAGTCCAGCTGCTGTGGACAAACCTGCAGTCAGTCCAGCTGCTGCCAACCTTGCTGTCCCCCAGCTTGCTGTCAAACCATCTGCTGCCAGCCAGCTTGCTCTGGACCCGTGTACTGCCGGAGAACCTGCTACCACCCCACCTGCGTCTGCCTGCCTTGTTGCCAAGCCCAGAGCTGCGgatccagctgctgccagccttgCTGCCGCCCAGCCTGCTGTGAGTCCAGCTGCTGCCGGCCTTCCTGCTGCTGA